In the Brachyhypopomus gauderio isolate BG-103 chromosome 4, BGAUD_0.2, whole genome shotgun sequence genome, one interval contains:
- the tmem182a gene encoding transmembrane protein 182, translating to MKLSVALFFAGIFGALATVFVILSFGTDYWLLASETCKTDPPGSGERGNASLNHTDDTENTPVFYYHEGFFWRCSFEGQMEQDSLMIFWFTNQPFSKVCVQAYLFPFPVSEQTHNATAYDSAIIYRGFWSVFMLLGVVAVVLGGFIIICAAPFSSHCLYKTGGGFYLIAGFFLLAVTVMYVIWLEVMDMVEMYVNYQTDHICPGFQLSINYGLSFMFAPVGVFFCLLSGLLFFLIGRSVQKHCH from the exons ATGAAGCTGAGCGTGGCTTTGTTTTTTGCTGGTATCTTTGGTGCCTTGGCGACAGTCTTTGTCATCCTGTCCTTTGGTACTGATTACTGGCTCTTGGCTTCAGAAACTTGCAAAACTGATCCCCCTGGTTCTGGAGAG CGTGGGAATGCGTCGTTGAACCACACTGACGATACTGAAAACACTCCAGTTTTCTACTACCATGAGGGCTTCTTCTGGCGCTGCTCCTTTGAGGGACAAATGGAGCAGGACAGCTTGATGATATTCTGGTTCA CCAATCAGCCGTTCtccaaagtgtgtgtgcaggcctaCCTGTTCCCATTCCCTGTATCTGAACAAACCCACAATGCAACTGCCTATGACTCTGCTATCA TCTACAGAGGCTTCTGGAGTGTCTTCATGCTCCTGGGTGTGGTTGCAGTGGTGCTGGGTGGTTTCATCATCATCTGTGCAGCTCCGTTCTCTAGTCACTGTCTCTACAAGACGGGTGGAGGATTCTACCTGATAGCCG GTTTCTTCCTCCTTGCTGTCACTGTGATGTACGTCATCTGGCTGGAGGTGATGGACATGGTGGAAATGTACGTGAACTATCAAACGGATCATATCTGTCCAGGCTTTCAGCTCAGTATAAACTATGGCCTCTCCTTCATGTTTGCTCCAGTAGGCGTGTTCTTCTGCCTGCTGTCTGGCCTGCTCTTTTTCCTGATTGGCCGGTCAGTGCAGAAGCATTGCCACTGA